The genomic stretch TCCTTTTCAAAATCCATCAACATTTGTTCGAGTTCATCACGCTTTTCTTGGGGCATTGGGTCGTATCGGGATTGCTGCAACACATTTTGCAGTTGCTGTTTAATTTCCGAAGGGGTTCCACTGTACACCACATCCCTGTAGCGGAAAGTCAACAGATTATTTTGTGGTGGACTTTGCCCGAATGAGGACGGGGGCCGGTCGACATTGTTCTTTTTCCCTCGTCCAAAGGTATAGGTGTAGCCAAAAGTGGTCGTAAAATCCGTGGTACTGGCTTGCACTGTATTTCTGAAGAGGGAAAGTATGTTCAACGAAAAATTGTGCCCTTCCTTCCAAGCATAATTGCCCCCCAACCGAAGGTTATAGAACTGGTTCTGTTGCGCTCCATTGGCAAAAGAGGTATTGTAGGAAGCTGAAAAATTACTACGCAACTTCTTGTCAAAAAACTGTTTGGCAACGCCCAAGGTCGGGCCCAGCGTAAGACCCGCGTCCATTTCCCCGGTTTTGGTGTAGGAGGTATTGGCCGCCACGGTTATGGTCAACGATTGTTGTGGGTAACCCAAGGCGTATGAAGCTGAACCGTTATAAAATCGGGTTCCGCTGTTTTCAATGGCCGCACCTTCCTGTTCTTCATTGGAATCCTGATACACCACATTGATGTTGGCCCTGTCAGTTCGGGTTTCGGTCTGTTTTACCGTATAGTTTACGCTCAAATTGGCGTTTTTGGAGATTTGGCGGTAGTTTAAGGTGTCCAGGTTATCCAATCCATTCACTTGGTTGATATAGTCGAACTGGTCCCTGATGTTGGTATAGGATTGAAAATTGGAAAAGGAACCATTGATGCCCAATCTTTCCGTTGGGGCATAGTTCAGGTTGATGGCACTTACCAATCGTTTCATTGCCGAGGCCTTGGAATCGTCCAGATTATCACGTTGCAAACCTGCATTAACACCAATATTGAGTTTATTGTCAAAAATGGTCTGGGAGGCATTTACCGTAATGTTTTCCAGATCGTTGTTGAAATAATAGGCGCCAAACGTTCTGTAGTTAGGGTCCACACGTTCGTATGCGCCGCCCAGGGTTCCATTGCCCAAGCTATAACCTATGGATGCATTGAAAGCGTTGGTATATTGGGTTGTGATGTTTTCATTTAGAAACAAAGAAAGCATCCCGCTGTCGCCACTTTTATCAGTTACCCTAACATCTTCCGTAATGCCGGAGACGGCATATTCCATTCGGATATTGATTTTTTCTTTTACCTGAAAATCGGTCAAAAAGGATACAGCCGTATTATCCTTGGGCGATAGTCCCAATTCCACAGGAAAAGGCTCGTGGAGGGAGTTTTTATCATCGAACCCTTTGAAAAAAATCAAACCTAGATTAAACTTCTCAAAAGCATAGGAAGACTTTAGTCCGAAACCTCGCCGTAAATAAGCTGTTTGTTGGTTGGGTTTGTCAATATTATACTCCACCGCCCTCAAAAACCTGCCGTACATGGCACTGACTTTAAACGGCCCCGGAGGAACAAGGTCGATTCCAACTCCTGTAAATTGATGTCCACTGAGCGTGTAGGGTGAAAATGACATGGCCACATCGCCGATATGCGCCGTAATCCATTTATAGGATGGGCTTATGCTCAAGCGGTTCAGCTTAAAAGGGCTGGAAAAATCAAAATTTTGGTTAGTGTAGGCAAAAGAGAGCGGAACATTATAAACCTCAGCGATATTGAAATTGAGGTTTCCGTTCACAAAATAGGTAAATGCCTGGCGGTTAGCGGTACCTTCATAGAAAACACCGTTGGCCGATAAGCTTCCGCTGTAATCAAAGAGTTTTGCTTTGCCCAATCGGTCAAGGTCGATGCTTTGAGAAAGACCTAGGAACCCGCACATCATAAAAGGAAATAAAAGCCTGTACAATTTAGGTCGGTTAATTCCCCAATGATACTATTTCACATCGTTCTATTTTTTACCCGTTTGACGGATGGGCCTGTTGAACCAATGGTTGCCCCTTTTGAATTGATGGATGATTTTAAAAATATTTAAATCAACAATAAAATTGATGAATTCTGGATGGAGCTCCCCCAATTTCTCTTTTGTCAATCATCTGTACTTCATCTTAAAAAAATAAAAAAGGCTGCGCTATTGCGCAGCCTTGCCAATGTATTTATGTGGCAGCTAGTTAAAGATATAGCGAACTCCGAATTGGGCCTGCCATCTAGACAACAAACTTGTGTCCGAACTAAACGTCTCTGTAAAATTTGTATCAAAGGTATATGTTGGCACATTATTTTCATCTACAGTAACCCCCAAAACTTGTTGATTCTGAGGAATTTCAACGACTCCCCAGTCAGAACTGATCAAGTTTCCTATGTTAAGAACATCAACACTTAATTGAATGGTGTTCTTATCGGCAATCTTGATATCTTGGAGGATTTTCATGTCCCATCTACCTCTCCAAGGGGCCAACGCCCCATATCTTTCGGCATATTCCCCTCGATTATCGCTTAAATAATCATCTTGTTGAATAAATTGTTCAAAGGCTTGGGCCTGATCAGCACTGGCAAAATTCATTTGGCCAATTTCCGATGCAGTGGGTATATATAAAAGGTCGTTTATGGCCGACCCGTCGTTGTTGATATCCCCACCATAGATATAGTTATACCTCCCTCCTTGTGCATATTCATAAAAGGCAGAAATGGTGGTACCTGTTTTAAAGGCTTTTGAAATAACTCCGACAAACCTATGGGTGTCCCCATATCTGGAGTAGGATAATACATCATCATTGGCATTACCAGAAATGGCATTGGCCACAAAAGCATCGCCGGTTATTTCCGCTTCGATGGAATTAACATCCTTTGAATTTAAATAACTATAGGCCAAACTGGCGTACAGGCCATTGTCAAAAGTTTTTTGCGCCTTAAGCACTGCATTCCAAATTCTACCTTTATCGGAATTTGAGAACACATAAGCATTATTGATCAAATCACTATCGGCATAAACGGGCCGTGAATCCACTCCTTGCAATGTCTCAGATGGTTCGGTCAAGCCCCAGTTTTGTACGTGCGGCCCGTTTACATCTTTGGAATATGAAAGGTCTGCCGTAAGGATCAACCCATTGTCGAATCTATAATCCGCGCCCAAGCTAGTTCTCCATACTTGCGGCCATTTAAAATCCGGATCTACTACTTGATAAAAGAATACATTTGGATTGGCTATTTGATTACCCAACCAAACAAATGGGAAACGCCCTGTAAACACACCGGTTCCTCCTCTTAACTGAAGCGTGTTGTCTCCATTTACATCCCAATTAAATCCTAACCGTGGTGATATCAACCACTGATCGGTGGGCATTTTGGTGGAATCAAAAAATACGGTCTCACCATTATTTGGGTTTATATAAGGAATATCGGGAACATAGGCCGGGGCAACATCTATTACATCCTGTGCTTTTCTAGAAGAATCGAAATAAAGAGGACGATCAAAGCGCACTCCATAAGTCAATTTAAAGTTCTCAGTGGCATTCCATTCATCTTGCAAGTAAAAAGCCAATTGCCCCACATTGGTTTCGGCCAAGGCCCATCCTCCCAGATTTCCTTCACCATTGGCCTCCAAAGAATTGTTCGCAGCAATGGCCGCATTGAAAGCATCTTGATAGAAAGCTACGAGGTCGGCTTCGTTGGCCGGATCTCTAAAATCCGCTATGGAACCCGTTGGGAAGAATACACCTTGGTCACCATAAGCACCTAAATTAAAGGAGTTGTCGAACTCGAACCTTTCAAAGGAAAAACCGATCGTAAAGGTATGATCTCCTTCAAAAAAGTTTAGATTATTGGTAAGCTGAAACACCTTTTGATCCAAACGGTTGTTAATGGAGAACGGTTCATGTCCTGCAATGATATAGTTGGAACTTCCATTCTCATCCAACAAGGTGATGGTGGGTGCAGGCGTGGATTTTGGATTTCGGAAATCATCAAAATGAGTGTACCCTACCTGTAATTTATTGATTGCTTGATCAGATAATGTAGAATTTAACTCCAATTGAACCGATCGAATTTTATTATTGATTTCGTAACCAGCATTTTCAAACTGTAACGTGGTTAGATTAGGCCCCCTAAACCCCAGTGCGGTCGGGTGTGCAGGTTTTTCTTTAGAGGCGTTCAGGAAGTTGTAGATAATGGCCAACCTATTGTTTTGGTTTATGTTCCAGTCCAATTTAAATATTCCTTTGGTAGATTCTTGATCAAAATTAAAGCCTTCATAACTTCCAGGATCGTAAAATTGTCCATCCCCAATGGAAACTTGGCTTAAAATATTGGAAACCAATTCAAAATCCGAGGCCAATACACGAGACTCATTGATTCCACCTGTTCCTCTATTTGGCACAAAACCTCCGCTTCCCAAATCGGTTCTATCGTCTTTTTCAAAATTGGCAAAGAAGAATAACTTGTTTTTTACAATAGGACCGCCAATACTGATTCCGTATTGAGACTGACTTAGGTCTGCCTTGAACACATCATCACCCTTTACTTTACCTCCAGTAAGATCTTCGTTGCGGTAGAAACCATAAACTGTACCATAGAACTCATTTGTACCACTTTTGGTAACCGCATTTACGGAGGCCCCTGTAAATCCGGATTGGGTAACATCGTACGGAGCAATGCTCACTTGGATTTGCTCTATGGCATCAATGGAAATCGGATTGGCATCTGTTTGCCCTCCCGGTTGAGCGGCATCCAGTCCAAAAGGATTATTAAATATGGCTCCATCCAAGGAAAAGTTATTGAATTGATCGTTCCTTCCTCCAAAAGAACCTGCACTGGCAGTGGGCTCCAATCGAGTAAAATCGTTTGTCGACCTTGAAATTGTCGGCAAACGGGTCAACTCCCTTCGACCTACACTGGTTTCTGCACCTGTACGATCACTGCCAAAGGTGCCGCCCCTATCCGATACAACTATCACTTCTTCCAATTGTTGGCTATCGGAAGCCAAGTTGACATTGAGGTTGAATGTTTTACCTAGCGATAAAAAAACATCGGTCTGAGTCTCTGTTTTAAAACCAACATAAGAAATTGAAACCTCATAGGGCCCTCCCACCCTTAAGTTAAGAAGGTTAAAACGTCCTTCCTCATTGGTTATGGCACCATAACGAGTACCTGTTGGTGTGTGCACGGCAACCACATTTGCACCCAATAAAGGCTCTCCTTGATCATCCGAAACTGTTCCTCGAATGTTAGAAGTGGTAACCTGCGAAAAAACAGAAGTGAATACCAATAAAAAAAGGAGTCCAAAGAGTTGAATTTTCTTCATAATGAGTTAGTTATTAGTTTGCTCTATTACAAACATAGATAAAAAAAGTGCTGTGCACCCATAACTCTTTAATGATTTATTAACGAAAATTTAAACACTAAAATCCTACTTTTCCATATTGTTTGGATGGGTGATTCTATTTTGTAAAGTACATCAAACTAGGGGGGAATCAATCAGATTCAAAATATTTCTGACCACAAAAAAACCCGAGCAGATTGCCCGGGTTTTTATTCTATATGTTTAGAAGTTTAGTTTGCTTCCGCAACCACTTCAAATGGGAATTCCACAACGACTTCCCTGTGCAATCTGATAATCGCTTCGTAAGGACCAGTTCTTTTGATAGCTCCACCTTTGATATTGATGAATTTTCTATCGATTTGGTGTCCTTCCTTGTCCAAAGCAGCGGCAAGGTCGATATTGGTAACAGAACCGAACAATTTATCTCCGGCACCAGCTTTTGCGGCGATTTTGATTTCCAATTGTTTCAGCGCATCGGCAATCTTGGTAGCCTCGTCAATAACTTTTTTCTCCTTGTGAGCTCTTTGCTTAAGGTTCTCTGCCAAAACTTTTTTGGCGGATGGTGTAGCCAAATCGGCCAAACCTTGTGGGATTAGGAAGTTTCTGCCGTAACCGT from Flagellimonas oceani encodes the following:
- the rplI gene encoding 50S ribosomal protein L9; the protein is MELILKEDVQDLGFKDDIVTVKNGYGRNFLIPQGLADLATPSAKKVLAENLKQRAHKEKKVIDEATKIADALKQLEIKIAAKAGAGDKLFGSVTNIDLAAALDKEGHQIDRKFINIKGGAIKRTGPYEAIIRLHREVVVEFPFEVVAEAN
- a CDS encoding TonB-dependent receptor gives rise to the protein MKKIQLFGLLFLLVFTSVFSQVTTSNIRGTVSDDQGEPLLGANVVAVHTPTGTRYGAITNEEGRFNLLNLRVGGPYEVSISYVGFKTETQTDVFLSLGKTFNLNVNLASDSQQLEEVIVVSDRGGTFGSDRTGAETSVGRRELTRLPTISRSTNDFTRLEPTASAGSFGGRNDQFNNFSLDGAIFNNPFGLDAAQPGGQTDANPISIDAIEQIQVSIAPYDVTQSGFTGASVNAVTKSGTNEFYGTVYGFYRNEDLTGGKVKGDDVFKADLSQSQYGISIGGPIVKNKLFFFANFEKDDRTDLGSGGFVPNRGTGGINESRVLASDFELVSNILSQVSIGDGQFYDPGSYEGFNFDQESTKGIFKLDWNINQNNRLAIIYNFLNASKEKPAHPTALGFRGPNLTTLQFENAGYEINNKIRSVQLELNSTLSDQAINKLQVGYTHFDDFRNPKSTPAPTITLLDENGSSNYIIAGHEPFSINNRLDQKVFQLTNNLNFFEGDHTFTIGFSFERFEFDNSFNLGAYGDQGVFFPTGSIADFRDPANEADLVAFYQDAFNAAIAANNSLEANGEGNLGGWALAETNVGQLAFYLQDEWNATENFKLTYGVRFDRPLYFDSSRKAQDVIDVAPAYVPDIPYINPNNGETVFFDSTKMPTDQWLISPRLGFNWDVNGDNTLQLRGGTGVFTGRFPFVWLGNQIANPNVFFYQVVDPDFKWPQVWRTSLGADYRFDNGLILTADLSYSKDVNGPHVQNWGLTEPSETLQGVDSRPVYADSDLINNAYVFSNSDKGRIWNAVLKAQKTFDNGLYASLAYSYLNSKDVNSIEAEITGDAFVANAISGNANDDVLSYSRYGDTHRFVGVISKAFKTGTTISAFYEYAQGGRYNYIYGGDINNDGSAINDLLYIPTASEIGQMNFASADQAQAFEQFIQQDDYLSDNRGEYAERYGALAPWRGRWDMKILQDIKIADKNTIQLSVDVLNIGNLISSDWGVVEIPQNQQVLGVTVDENNVPTYTFDTNFTETFSSDTSLLSRWQAQFGVRYIFN